A genomic region of Fusobacterium varium contains the following coding sequences:
- a CDS encoding DMT family transporter, with product MKRETLCKLGLTLVTITWGSGFPITKIALDSGIAPNAIMSIRFLVASMLIFIFLKLKKVEITKEEKKLGLGAGIILGGAFSLQTIGLVYTTPSKNAFITGAYVVCVPFILWLLTKEKPKAITYISSIICFIGIGFLSLDGDLSMGYGDLLTLVSALFFALQIAVIGAFIKDKNPIVINAFQMLSGGLLTLVLNIIFENFSIVTTRMNGVQISAIGFLIICNTLIAYLVQTISQKYVPSSTASLILSTEILFGAITSIIFMGDPITLKIAFGGLLIFASVIISETELKFLRKK from the coding sequence ATGAAGAGAGAAACGCTATGCAAATTAGGACTTACACTTGTGACTATTACATGGGGAAGTGGGTTTCCTATTACAAAAATAGCTTTAGATAGTGGAATCGCACCTAATGCTATTATGAGTATCAGATTTTTAGTAGCTTCTATGCTTATTTTTATCTTTTTAAAATTAAAAAAAGTGGAGATAACTAAAGAGGAAAAAAAATTAGGTTTAGGAGCAGGAATAATATTAGGAGGGGCATTTTCACTTCAAACTATAGGTTTAGTCTACACCACACCATCAAAAAATGCTTTTATTACAGGAGCTTATGTTGTGTGCGTACCATTTATTTTGTGGCTATTGACTAAGGAGAAACCTAAAGCTATAACTTATATATCATCTATAATATGTTTTATAGGGATAGGATTTTTATCACTTGATGGAGATTTAAGCATGGGATATGGAGATTTGTTGACATTGGTATCAGCTCTATTCTTTGCTTTACAAATAGCTGTAATTGGAGCATTTATAAAGGATAAAAACCCAATAGTAATAAATGCTTTTCAAATGTTAAGTGGTGGATTATTAACATTAGTTTTAAATATTATTTTTGAAAACTTTTCTATTGTTACAACAAGAATGAATGGAGTTCAAATATCAGCTATAGGGTTTTTAATAATTTGTAATACATTGATAGCATATTTAGTTCAAACAATTTCTCAAAAATATGTTCCATCCTCAACAGCTTCTCTTATTCTATCAACAGAGATTCTTTTTGGAGCTATTACTTCAATAATATTTATGGGAGATCCAATTACACTAAAAATAGCTTTTGGAGGATTGTTAATATTTGCATCAGTTATTATTTCTGAAACTGAATTAAAATTTTTAAGAAAAAAATAA